In one Oryza glaberrima chromosome 2, OglaRS2, whole genome shotgun sequence genomic region, the following are encoded:
- the LOC127761899 gene encoding probable splicing factor 3A subunit 1, whose product MGAAILPLPAPDGDGDSHPQQPPPPPPGGGAKPEPPPTVATHTRPLGIIHPPPDIRVIIEKTATFVSKNGPEFERRIISHNAGNAKFNFLQPSDPYHAYYQHRVSELAAAPPSAAASAADAAPEPDESGAAPPPADSAAAPTVDGEAAKADHSAPFRVPPPTKVLVPPKAELYTVHLPEGITGEELDIIKLTAQFVARNGKSFLTSLAQRESTNPQFHFIRPTHSMFTFFTKLTDTYSRVLNPVEGMPALLKDLQDGAKDLTTVLERCLNRLEWDRSQEQARQQAEDEIEQERMQMQMIDWHDFVVVETIEFADDECEGLPVPLTLEELKRRKRIEDLGEEEAAMELAEPAKDVEMEMDEEEIQLVEEGMRAARLEENEGGVQVKLAGDEEPPMRIVKNYKRPEERIPAERDPTKFVVSPITGELIPISEMEEHMRISLIDPKYKEQKERMLAKIKETTLAPDDEISRNIVGLARTRPDIFGTTEEEVSNAVKAEIEKKKDEQPKQVIWDGHSGSIGRTATQALSMGGEEQVDASNVPGPAPLPRPPMPLLRPPQPLPLVNVPRFQPSAMPYPPHQQPHLMQGVPHMMPTMHPPPPPPIPGQPQVIRMPGSMGPMPTNIPPPPPGQNPYMPGPPRPYSMPPPPHMPTMATMVNPIGIPQPPPPLPPQPPAEEQPPQPDEPEPKRLRTDDASLIPAEQFLAQHPGPAHISVSVPNLDEGNLRGQVLEIGVQSLSDTVGSLKEQIAGELQLPANKQKLSVRTSFLKDNLTLAYYNIGPGVVINLTLRERGGRKK is encoded by the exons atgggGGCCGCCATCCTGCCGCTCCCGGCgccggacggcgacggcgactccCATCCGCAacagccgcctccccctcctcccggcGGAGGCGCGaagcccgagccgccgccgacggtggCCACCCACACCCGCCCCCTCGGGATCATCCACCCGCCCCCCGACATCCGCGTCATCATCGAGAAGACGGCCACCTTCGTCTCCAAGAACGGCCCGGAGTTCGAGCGCCGCATCATCTCCCACAACGCCGGCAACGCCAAGTTCAACTTCCTCCAGCCCTCCGACCCCTACCACGCCTACTACCAGCACCGCGTCTCCGAGCTCGCTGCCGctcccccctccgccgccgcctccgccgccgacgcggccccCGAGCCCGACGAatccggcgccgcgccgccgccggccgactcCGCTGCCGCGCCCACCGTCGATGGCGAGGCGGCGAAGGCGGACCACTCCGCCCCATtccgcgtgccgccgcccacCAAGGTGCTGGTGCCACCCAAGGCGGAGCTCTACACGGTGCATCTGCCCGAGGGGATCACCGGGGAGGAGCTGGACATCATCAAGCTGACCGCGCAGTTCGTGGCGCGCAACGGGAAGAGCTTCCTGACGAGCCTGGCGCAGCGCGAGAGCACCAACCCGCAGTTCCACTTCATCCGCCCCACGCACAGCATGTTCACCTTCTTCACGAAGCTCACCGACACCTATTCGAGGGTGCTGAACCCGGTCGAAGGCATGCCTGCCCTACTGAAGGACCTACAAGACGGGGCAAAGGACCTGACCACCGTGTTGGAGCGGTGCCTGAACCGCCTGGAGTGGGACCGGTCGCAGGAGCAAGCGAGGCAGCAGGCTGAGGATGAAATCGAACAGGAGaggatgcagatgcagatgatCGATTGgcatgattttgttgttgtcgAGACGATCGAGTTTGCAGATGATGAGTGCGAGGGACTCCCTGTGCCACTTACGCTGGAGGAGTTGAAGCGTCGGAAGAGGATTGAGGAcctgggagaggaggaggcagccatGGAATTGGCCGAGCCAGCGAAGGATGttgagatggagatggacgaggAGGAGATTCAACTTGTTGAGGAAGGAATGCGTGCAGCAAGGCTCGAGGAAAACGAAGGAGGAGTTCAAGTTAAGCTTGCTGGTGATGAGGAGCCGCCTATGAGGATTGTCAAGAACTACAAGAGGCCTGAGGAGAGAATCCCTGCGGAGAGGGACCCAACGAAATTCGTTGTCTCACCAATAACTGGGGAGCTCATTCCAATTAGTGAGATGGAGGAGCACATGCGCATCTCGCTTATcgatccaaaatataaggagcAGAAAGAGCGGATGTTGGCAAAAATTAAGGAGACAACACTTGCTCCTGATGATGAAATCTCCAGGAACATTGTGGGTCTTGCCCGTACCAGGCCAGACATCTTTGGAACAACAGAGGAAGAGGTCTCTAATGCTGTCAAGGCAGAAATTGAGAAGAAAAAGGATGAACAGCCAAAGCAGGTTATTTGGGATGGCCATTCTGGTAGCATAGGTCGTACTGCCACACAGGCTCTGTCTATGGGCGGCGAGGAACAGGTTGATGCTTCGAATGTTCCTGGTCCAGCTCCACTTCCCCGCCCTCCCATGCCATTGCTTAGACCTCCTCAGCCACTTCCACTGGTTAATGTTCCACGCTTTCAACCTAGTGCAATGCCATATCCCCCACACCAACAACCTCATCTCATGCAAGGAGTTCCACATATGATGCCTACCATGcatccgcctccaccaccgccaatACCAGGTCAGCCGCAGGTGATTAGGATGCCAGGTTCAATGGGTCCTATGCCAACCAATatacctccgcctccaccaggCCAAAATCCCTACATGCCTGGCCCGCCGCGTCCATACTCCatgcctccaccgccgcacaTGCCAACCATGGCAACCATGGTCAACCCCATTGGGATTCCTCAGCCTCCACCACCTTTGCCTCCACAACCACCTGCTGAGGAGCAGCCACCTCAACCTGATGAACCAGAACCTAAAAGGCTGAGAACAGATGACGCTTCTCTTATACCAGCAGAACAGTTCCTTGCTCAGCACCCG GGCCCTGCTCACATCTCAGTGTCTGTACCCAACCTTGATGAAGGAAACCTGCGAGGCCAAGTGTTGGAGATCGGTGTCCAATCACTCTCAGACACAGTTGGCAGTCTAAAGGAGCAGATTGCTGGAGAGTTGCAGCTCCCTGCTAATAAGCAGAAGTTGAGCGTGCGGACTAGTTTCCTCAAAGACAATCTCACTCTTGCTTACTACAACATTGGCCCTGGAGTGGTGATCAATTTAACACTGAGGGAGCGTGGTGGGAGAAAGAAATGA
- the LOC127761902 gene encoding peroxisome biogenesis protein 7 produces the protein MPAFKAPAPGFSVRFSPFHEQRLLAAASQHFGLVGNGHLIVLDLSAAAAPGGAPAPPPVFAFPTSDALFDCAWSESHESLCAAASGDGSVRLFDVALPPAQNPVRLLREHAREVHGLDWNPVRRDAFLSASWDDTLKLWSPDRPASVRTFRGHEYCVYAAAWSARHPDVFASASGDRTARVWDVREPAPTLVIPAHDHEVLSLDWDKYDPSILATGSVDKSIRVWDVRAPRAPLAQLAGHGYAVKRVKFSPHRQGMLMSCSYDMTVCMWDYRKEDALLARYGHHTEFVAGIDMSVLVEGLLASTGWDEMIYVWPFGSDPRAM, from the coding sequence atgccGGCGTTcaaggcgccggcgccgggcttCTCCGTGCGCTTCAGCCCGTTCCACGAGCAGCGCCTCCTCGCGGCCGCCTCCCAGCACTTCGGATTAGTCGGCAACGGCCACCTCATCGTCCtcgacctctccgccgccgccgccccggggGGCGCGCCGGCGCCCCCGCCGGTGTTCGCCTTCCCGACCTCCGACGCGCTGTTCGACTGCGCGTGGTCGGAGTCCCACGAGtccctctgcgccgccgcctccggggaCGGGTCCGTGCGCCTGTTCGACGTCGCGCTGCCGCCCGCGCAGAACCccgtccgcctcctccgggaGCACGCGCGGGAGGTGCACGGCCTCGACTGGAACCCCGTCCGCCGCGACGCCTTCCTCTCCGCGTCCTGGGACGACACGCTCAAGCTCTGGTCCCCGGACCGCCCGGCCTCCGTGCGCACCTTCCGCGGCCACGAGTACTGCGTCTACGCCGCCGCGTGGTCGGCGCGCCACCCGGACGTCTTCGCCTCCGCGTCCGGCGACCGCACCGCCCGCGTCTGGGACGTGCGCGAGCCGGCGCCCACGCTGGTCATCCCGGCGCACGACCACGAGGTGCTCTCGCTCGACTGGGACAAGTACGATCCGTCCATCCTCGCCACCGGCTCCGTCGACAAGTCGATCCGCGTCTGGGACGTCcgcgcgccgcgggcgccgctgGCGCAGCTCGCCGGGCACGGGTACGCCGTCAAGCGCGTCAAGTTCTCACCGCACCGGCAGGGCATGCTCATGTCCTGCTCCTACGACATGACGGTGTGCATGTGGGATTACCGCAAGGAGGACGCGCTGCTCGCGAGGTATGGCCACCACACTGAATTCGTTGCCGGGATCGACATGAGCGTGCTCGTGGAAGGGTTGCTCGCGAGCACCGGGTGGGACGAGATGATCTATGTGTGGCCATTTGGCTCTGATCCTAGAGCAATGTAA